GCGATGGCCGCGCCTGACCCAGCTAGTTTATGGCATTACAACCTGTTTGTACTACCTGATCACGCCGAATGGTGGCGCTTTGAGCCATTTTGGTTGGAAGTGCTGCGCCAACAACCGTTGGCTGAAACTACTCAATTGTTGGCCCAAGCGGCCACATGGTTCGAGCAGCAGGGGCATCTGGCGGCAGCCTTGGATGTCTGGTGTCGTTTAGGGCAGTGGCCGCAGGTGGCCGAGCAGCTTAAGCACCATGGTTTGCAATTGTTGGCTCAACATCAGCCAGTGTTGCAATGGCTCCAACAACTGCCGCTGGCCGAGCGCCAAATTGCCGAATTGCTGCATCTGTATGGGCTGGCTTTGCGCGAACACGACCCTGTGCTTGCGGCCCAAACCTTGGCTCAAGCAGCCCAACGCTATCGGGCTGAGCAACGTTATGCCGAGGCTTTTCAGGTGGTTGGCGAACAATGTTTGATCTATTTTTGGCAGGGCGATGAGCAAGCCTTAATTGGGGTGGCGCGTGAAAGTTTTAGCCTCAAAAGTTTTGTTTGGTATCGTCAACGCCGCGATTTGTTGAAATTTCCCTTGTTATTGTTTCAAATCAAGCGTGGTCGCTATCTCAAGGCCTTGGCGACGGCCCAAAGTTTAGCCCAAAGCGAATTACCCTTCTTTTGGCGTTGGGTGGCAGCCTGCGTTGTTGGTGGCTTATACACGATTTTGACCTTGCCGAACGAGGGCATTCAATGGCTCGAAGTTTGGTTGCAACACCCCCAAGTTCAAGCCGAACCAGCCATGCGCATGAGTTTGCTCGATTTGTTGGCAACCTGCTTGATGAGCCGCGCCGCGCCCGACGATCGGATTGCTGCCCAAGATTTAGCTGATCAAGCCAGCCGTTTGAGCGAACGCTATGGCGTGCGTTTGACTCGTTTGCAAACGCGCGGGACGAAACTCGGTTTGGCCTTGTTGGAAGCTGATCGACCAACGACTGAGCGTTTGATTCAGCAATTGCTTTTGCCGAGCGATGAGCCATTGCCCTCGATTATGCGCAATCGCTTGCTTGCACTACGCGCCTTTGCTTGGGCTAGTTTGGGCGAAATTAAGCTGGCGCAGCATGATGCAACGCTCAGCGAACGCGGCTTGATTCGCGATGATGCGCTGTATGGAGCTGATCCACGCATGTGGTTGATGTTGGCGCAAGCCTGGTTTTGCTGTGGCGAATATCAACGGGCCTTGGCGGCTTTGGAGCGTGCCAAACCGCTGCTCGAGGCCGCTCAATCGCCGATTTTACGCTTGCGAGCAGGCTTGGTGCAGCTGGCTAGTCGTTGGCAACTTCAGCCTAGCCCGCAGTTAATTGCCGAAGCGACCACGATTTGGCGCGATTACTTATCCGATGGCGACCGCCATATGAACGCAACGCCGCTGCGTTTAACCACGTTGTTGGTGGAATTGGGCTTGCGCACGGGGATTGCGCCACAGCGAATCGCCCAATTTTTAGCTGAGCGTGATCGGGCGGCTTTAGAAGAAATTTGCTGGAAACTGTATGCCGAGCAGCCGCAACAGCAAACCGCGCTCTTGCAACTTTTGGGCTTATATGGCTCGGCAGCCAGCCTTGAGCGGTTGCAAGAAGTGATTAAACAAGCCTCGACCCAGCAGCGCAAAATTGCCCAGCACAGTTTAACCAGCATTCGCCAGCGCCCAGCCTATGCACTGAAAATTCAACTTTTTGGTAGTTTGCAACTTTGGCGTGGCGCAGAATTGGTCGATCCCAACGAGTGGTCGCGTGAGAAGGCGCGGCAATTATTGGCCTTATTGGTGCTGCAACGCCCAAGAATTATCAGCCGTGAAGCCTTGATCGAGCACTTTTGGCCTGATCTTACGCCGCAAGCCGCCGATGGAGCATTGCGAGTTACTTTAAATGCCCTGTTGCATGTGCTAGAGCCAGAACGCAGCGGCGGCGCTAATTCGGCCTTTGTGTTGAGTGAAGCAGCTGGCTTGCGTTTAAATCCACAAGCGCAGATCGCTACCGATTATGCTGAATTTCAAACCTTGCTACAAACTGCCGCCAAACAACGCCAGCAGGGAGCCATGCCTGCCGCTTTACAAGCCTATCAAGCAGCCTTGGCCTTGTATCAGGACGATTTATTAAGCGATATTGCTTACGCCGAATGGGTGCTGGATTGGCGTGAGCAAGCTTTGATCCAATTTGTGGCTGCAACCAGCGATTATTTGGAATTATTGTTGGCTTATGGCCCGACTGCTGAGGCCATTCCCTATGCTGAGCGTTTGTTGAGCTATGACCCCTATCACGAACCAACCTATCTGCGCCTAATCGACATCTACCACATGTTGGGCAATGCTAGTGCTGCTGAGCGCATTCGAAAACGCCTCGAACGTATTTCCTTATAACACTTCACTTTTTTACACATTTAATTAATGTATTTTAACTAAGAGCGATAGCTGATATATCGCTCTTATATCGGTTTAACTATCGTTGGCCCAATAGTTTACGCCATGGCGATATGGTGTAATAGCCCTGTCAACAACGAGGTGCGCACCCACAGCTGACACACTCACAATTGCTTAGTCTAACAGGAGTACCACCCCATGGCAGATGTAAAGAATTTGATCGATGCTGAAGTGACCGCCGCCGAAACCGAATTGTTCGCTGATGAATTGGAAGAGCATGTAACCAATGCCGCCGCTGCCTGTGTTTCATCGTTAGGTTCACTCAGCACCTCAGGCACGATTTGTACCGTCAGCACCTTCTGCACCGCCGCCATCGAAGCCCAATAAATTGAATTGTCTTCTTAGTTAGCGAGGATTTTACTTATGTCAGATGTAAAAAACTTGATCGACGCTGAAGTGACCGCCGCTGAAACCGAATTGTTCGCTGATGAATTGGAAGAGCACGTAAGCAACGCCGCTGCCGCCTGTGTTTCATCGTTAGGTTCACTCAGCACCTCAGGCACGATTTGTACCGTCAGCACCTTCTGTACCGCTGGTGTCGCTGAAAAATAACCTGGCTCTCTCTTAGCTACTTTGTGAGGAATGCATTAATGACAGACGTAAAGAACTTGTTGGCTGCTGAAGTGACCGCTGATGATGCTGATTTATTTGCCGATGAACTAGAAGAGCACATTAGCAACGCTGCCGCCAGCTGTTTATCATCGTTGGGTTCATTGAGTACTTCAGGTTCAATTTGTACCGTTAGCTGTTTCTGCACGGCTGAGGCTGAAATTCAGTAGTGTGGTGTAAGGGAGCCAGGCAGCAGGAAACTGCTTCTGCTGCTTGCACCTTCCCCCAGCACTACGCCTACATGGTGGAAGTATGACTACACAGCACAGGCTCCGGCTACCGCAAGGGTCTGGAGCCTTGACTGATTAAATGGAGTATGACGATGGATGGATTTTTGCTCGCGAATGCTTCAACCTCAAACGCCGCACTCTTCGAACAACTAGCCGATTTGGGTGTATCCCTTCAGCACAAAGCCACCGCGCAACGCCCCGCCAGCTGGTTATGGATTTGCACCAACCAGGTTGAGGAAACCGATCGCTTAATCTCGTTCGTCACGTCCACTCCATTGCCGGTGGTAGTGCTTCAGCCATTGGTGCATACGCTACGGCTTGGGCCATTGTTTGGCGCTGATGATTATTGCTGTGTTGATTGTTTTCAACGGTATAACGCTCTTTTTCCCACTCCCGCAACCAGCGATTATCTGATGGCGCTGCCAGCTTGGCAAACTGCTGCCCGTTGGCTCACCAATCAATTGCCACAGCTCGCCGCCCGCATCCTGGTGATTCGGGCTGATGGAACCAGTCAATTAGGTCGTTTGCCGCGTGACCCATTATGTTTGCGCTGCTCGTCCTTCCGCAACTACCCAATCGATTCCCTACAGCAACTTCATCAACCATCGGATAACGGAGTGTAATCATGTCAAAGACGTTTTTATCAATTGATGACATTTTGACGCGGGTTGCGCCGTTGGTGAATCCGCGAACCGGAATCTTGGGCACTGCAACCGAACTACCACGCACGCCTGGTAATCCTGCAATTCCAGTCTATAGCACCAACATTCATTGTGCCGAGCTAGCTATGACCGAGGCTCCAGCGGGCACGGGTGTATTTTTGGAACGGGAATGGGCTAAGGCGAAATCTTATTGTGAAGCCCTCGAACGTTATTGCAATGTCAAGCATGCGCATCAAAACTTTATTGTGGCGACCCGTCAAGAGTTGGGTATCGAAGCAGTTGATATGGAGTTATTTCCCCGCTGCTCCGATGCTGAATATCGCAACCCTGCTAACCCAACCACCCCGCCGAGCAACCGCCAACCCATGCGCTGGGTCGAAGGCTATTCGCTAATTTCAGGCCAGCCGATGTATGTTCCAGCGATTGGAGTCTATGTTGGGATGCAGCCTGAATATGCTGGCGAAACCTTTACTACCTCGATTTCAACTGGCACGGCGCTGGCAGCCAGCTACGAACAAGCAATTGTAACTGGCATTGGCGAGGCGATCGAACGCGATGCCTTGAGTATTGCCTGGTGGCAAAAATTGGCCTTGCCCCAAGTTGATTTGCGCGAATTTCCTGACCCAGCCTTCCAAGAACGCTTGAGTCGGGTCGAAGCGGCTCAAATTCAGAGCTATTTTTTTGATGCAACCACTGATTTAGGCGTTGCGACGATCTATGCAGTCCAAGTTGCGCCCCATGGTCGGTTGCGCACAATGGTAATGTCGGCCACGCGTACCAATCCATTGGCCTTGCCCAGCAAAGTGCTCGACGAATCGGCGGCCTCGCGGATTGGTATCGAGCATTCGTTGAGCCAACCGTTGCCCTTTGATCCTGCCGATTATCGCACCTTTATGCGCTTGAGTGATGGCGCTGCCTACTATGCCGATGCGGCCACCGCTCCAGCCTTTGATTTCTTGTTTGAGCAAACTCGCTGGCGCACGCTCGACCAACTGCCACGGCTCGATCATCCTGATCCAGCGGTCGAAGCCCAGCGCTTGATCGATATTTTTCGGCGGGCTGGGCTGGAACTGATTGTGGTCGATTTGACCTTGCCAGCCTTGCGCGAAGTTGGTTTGTATACGATCAAAGTGGTTGCGCCACAATTGATGCCCTTCAGTTGTAACTATAATGCTCGCTTTTTGGCTACGCCGCGCTTGTATAGCGTGCCGGAGCGCATGGGCTACCCCGTTTTGGCCGAAGCTGAATTAAACCATTGGCCTCAGCCATTTGCCTAGTTTGAAAGGATTGCCCGATGGATCAACTTTATTCAACTCTTGTGGCAACCCATCAGCAATGGCTGTTTGCCCAAGGTTTACACGAAAATCGTTCAGCTCGTTTGCTCTTGGTGACCGACGCAGTGATGGCGCAGGCACTCTTGGCTCGCTTGGGGCAACTACCCTTAGCCCAGGTGACCGTCGCCGCCTTATCCAGCGCCGATCATGGCCCAATTTCACAACAGATTCGCGAATTGACCAGTACGTTTCCAATTCAGTTGCTAGCGCGACCTTTCGCTGCTGGTGGCTTGGGCTTGCTGCTCAGTCGCTATCACGCCGCAGCATTAATCACTCAGCGGCCTTATCCGGCGGTGGCCGAAGCCTTGAATCAAGCCAGTTTACGGGCTGCCACGCCATGGACTGCGCTCAGTCTGTGGGGCGCACAAATTACCCTAGGGCCGACGATTTTGCCCAATCACACCGCCTGTTATGCCTGTTATCAAGCGCGATTACGCTCGTGCGAAACCCGCAACGATGTCTGGCAGGCGCGGGATGGCTTTTTGCGGCGGCAACAACAAGCCTTGTTTCAGCCCTCGCTGGCGGCGCTCAATCAATTGGCTGCTAGCTATGGCTTGGCCGAAATCGAGCGCTTATTGCTTGGTCAACAACCACCGTTGGCGCTAGGCCGCGAAGTTCAATGGGATACATTCAATCTTGGCGTGAGCCGCAATCATGTTGAGCCATTTGAAAACTGTTCAGCCTGTGGTGGCCAGCAAAATACTACTTGGATTGGCCATGATCAATTAGCTCAGGTGGTGTCCAAATTAAGCTTGCAAGCCCGCGAGGTGGCACTATGACCCAGGCAATTGATTTACACAGCCAACTCCAGAGCGATCCGCAGGTGCAAATTCCAACCCGCCCACGGATCTCCGATGAAATTGCCCGAGTTTGGCATAACGAACAGCTGTTGTTATTGCTGGGCGGGCCGCAAGATGTGGTGTTGCGTGGCAAAGCGGTGCGCAATCTGCTGCCGCAACTCTTGCCTTTGTTGAATGGTCTCAACACCCGCGAAACGATTGGCGAACGCTTGGCGCAATTCAAGCCCACAACGATTGACGATACCTTGCAGTTGTTGTATGTGCAGGGGGTGCTTGAAGAAGGCCCATTGCCGAGCAATACGCTTGATCCCCAAGTTGCCCGCGCATTCAGTCAACAACTAGCTTTTTACAGCCGCTTTGTTGACCAAACGCGGGTCTGTCGCAATCGCTATGAAGTGCTGCAACGCTTGCAAGCGACGCCTTTGTTGTTGATTGGTGGCGAGCGTTTGGTTGCTCCATTGCTGCATCAATTGGCGCAAGCTGGCTTAGGCCGCGCCACTTGGCTGGCCAATGCAGATCCAACCACAACCTATGCCCTGCCACATTTGGCGCTTGATCTTCAAGTTCCGCAGGCTGATCAATTACTTGCAGCAGTTGATCATTGGTTAGATGAGCATCACGAGGGCTTGATCTGTTTGCTGACTAGCACGGCGCAGGCTGAATTAACCCAGGCACTCAATCAACGGGCGATTCAAGCGCAAACTCGCTTTACCCGACTTTGGCTGCACCCACAGCATATTGAGCTTGGCCCGACTACCTTTGTTGGTGAAGCTGGCTGTTATGCCTGTGCCGAGCAAGTTGATAGCCATGAACCACAATTAAGCGAGCCAACCGCGCCGCTGAGCCTCAACGAGCAGTTAGCCTTGAGCCAAGCAAGTTTGGTGGTTGGCAACCTGATTTCGGGCTTGAGTCCAGTGATTACGGGCGGCGTGCGTTATCTGCTTGATCCAACGACGCTCGAATTTGTGGCTCAATCAGTGCATCGTTTGGTGTTGTGCCCAGTTTGTGGCCAGCCCAACCTCGATGCGCCCCGCGATCTGTTGGTAGGCGCGGGCCATTTCGAGAATTTGCCGCTGTGGTATCACGCCAACACCGATGAACGTAGTTACGCGATTTTCCCCAAGGCCCATCAACAGCATTATGCGCCAAAAAATGCGATTGCAATCGTCAGCGGGGCTAAGGGTTATACCAATAGCCAACGTCATGCGCTGAGCGAATTGCAAGGCCAATGGCAGCCTGATTCAACTGTTGATCTCAGCATTCAATTACCAGTTCAAACCACGATTGCGCCCTTAGCTTGGCTGTTTGAGCAAGCATTTGTGCGCAAACCAGCCACCCAGGCGATCGCCGCTGGCCAACGTTTTGTGCCTTCGGGCGGCAATCTAGCCTCGCAAACCGTCTATTTGCTCAACCACAAGCTGAGCAATTTGGCGACTGGCATCTATCACTTGAACCAACATGACGCTTCGTTGGAAGCAATTCGCCCCCAATTTAGCTGGGATGACGTCTCCAAAGCCTTCCCCAGCGATCCGCTGAATCAACAAACCTTGGGTTTGATTGTGCTGACGGCGGCGATTGGGCGAGTTGAAGGCAAATACGGTGCAAAATCGTATCGCATCGCGCTCTACGATTGTGGCGTTGCTGCGCAGGCAATTGAATTTTTGGCAGCTGCTGCAGGCTGGCAAATCGAGCAAATCAGCGCCTTCTACGATCAAGAACTGCGCGATCTGCTCCATGTCTATAGCCCAAGCGAAACCCCGTTGCTGGTGCTGCGGCTGGTTGCGCCCAATCCTGAGGTGCTGCAATGAGCGAACATTTCTTCGGTGCTGGTGTGAGTGCCAGTTCCTATATTCACGAATGGACCAGCCTACAACGGGGCAACGCGCTGCCTGAGCTGGATCAGCTTGCTAACTCATGGTGGTCAAGTTTGTTTGAAGCCAAGGCCAAAATCGCTTTGCCAGCGGCCTATCCAACCCATTTGAACTATCAACAACTGATTAATCAACGTCAAAGTTTGCGCGAATACGCTGATCGTCCAGTGAATTTGGCTGATTTGGCGACTTTTTTGGAGCATGCCAGCCGCCCGCTCAACCCAGTAAGCAAGCCCTTGAGCCTGCTTGCGTCGTTGGTGTTGAAATCCGACGATTTGGCCTTGGGTGGCTATGTTTATAACCCCGCTGCCCATCAATTGGCCGTGTTACGCACTGCCGATCCGCTAGAGCCATTGCAACGCTATTGCTTTCAACGTGAATTTTTACAAGCACCATTGATTGTATTAGTGCTGACTTCGCTGCCCAGCGCGATCAACCAAGCTGGTGATCGTGGCTATCGTCAGGCCTTGCTTGATGCTGGCGCACATTTGCAGCGTTTATATGTTGCAGCCCAGCGTGTCGGCATGATCGGTTGTGCTACTGGCAGCGTGATTCAAGGTCAATTAGCCCGTTGGCTCGGCTTTGATGATTATCAAACCCAGGTCTTAATCGGTTTTGCTGCTGGCTATCCTCACAAGGAGCAAACTCATGACTAACCCCGCTTTAACGCTGAATGATTTTGCTGCGCTTGAGGCCAGCACCGACTATCGCCCGCAAGTTGTTGATGATGTGCAAGTTTCGCCATTTAGCCAACAGCAAACCAACCAATATGTGGTTGGCCGCCCAGCTTCGCCGTCGTTTATGCGCACCAATGTGGTTGGCGTGCGCATTTTGGAATTGCTGAATGGCCAGCGCTCAATCGAGCAGCTACAAACCGAAATGCAACAACGCTATGGCATTGAGGTCAGCATTGAAAAGATTCGCCATTTTTGCGATTTATGTGCTCGTCACCGTTTATTAGTCCATGAAACCTGGGCCAACACAACCCCTGATTCAGAAGATGCCCCACGTTTGGGCCGTCGCAGTGGTTTCTATTGGACGCTGATTCGCGGCGATAGTTTTATTGAACGGATTGTGGCTTGGCAGCGCTGGTGGTGGAATCCAGTTACTTGGCTGTTGATGCTTGGTTTGTTGGGTGTGGGCTTGGCCTACATTGTGACCAAAGGCGTGATGTTGGTTTCGCCCTTGATGTTAGCCCACCCCGATGCCAGCAAGCACCTGATTTTCTGGCTCTTTGGGCTATTTATGGTTGAGATTGCGACTCACGAATTGGCCCACGCTGTGGCTTGTCGTATGGCCGGAGCCAAACCAGCGGGCTTTGGGATGGGCTTGCTCTGGTGGTTTATTCCGATTTTCTTCACCGATACCAGCGATATTTACCGCGTGCCGAGCAAATATCGGCGAGCTTCGGTGGCGGCGGCTGGCCCCTTGGTTGATGCGCTGTGGTTTGGGGTTGTTGCTAGTTTGCTCTGGCTTTTGCCACGCGATAGTTTGGCCTATGAAATTGCCTTTGCCTATAGCGGCATTCCAGCTTTGCTCTGTTTGATCAACCTCAATCCATTTGTTTCGCGGATGGATGGCTATTGGATTATTACCAATTTACTGGAGCAGCCCAATTTGCGCCGCCGCACCGTGCGCAACATCGTCAACAACATACGCGGTTGGTTTGGCGCTGCGCCAATTATCGACCCGCTGAGTGAGCAACAATCAGGGCGTTGGCAATGGGCCTATAACATGTATGCCTTAGTTTCATTGCTCTGGACGGTTTTCTTTATGTTCAACATCGGCTTTCATTTTGCCAGCTATGGCTTCACGATTCTGCGAATGTACGCCGCAGCGCTATAAGGAGCATGGCCATGACTGATTTATATCAATCAAGCATTGTGATCGCCACTGATCAAACTGCCCAACCAACTTGGCAACCCGCTTCGCCCGTCTTGGTACGCTTGGCTGGAACAAGCTACAACCATTTACATAACCTAAAGTTTGAGCGCACGATTGGCCTGTTTCAAGTGATTTTGCGCCAACAACGCTGGCTCGATAACCATACCCAGGCAATTGTTGATGTGCTCTACACATTAATTGGCACAACCCAAGGTTCGCTCAAAAGCAGCTTAGTGGCTCTGAAACGCGATATTTTCAATCGCCGTTTGCCCTTGCGCAGCGATGTTGCCAGCTTGCGCAATCTGGATCATCCAACCTTGCGCGGGCAGGTGCTGCGTTTTCGCCGTACCTTGCAGCAATTGCAACGGGCTTGGCGCGAGGCTCGGTTGGTGTTTGAACAAGAATTACAAGCCAAACGACGGTTGTTGCAACAAAGCTATGCCCAGCCAGCCTTCCAAAAGGCGGTGCAAGTGGCTAGCTCAACCTTGGCTAGCAGCTTGCCGCGCTATATCAACGCCGATCCCAGCCAGTTGCGCAGCCGCGAACGCAAAACCGAAGTTGGAGCCTACCAATATCTGATGCGCATGGCCGGCAAAACCAGTCCATTTAGCCATTTTGGACCCTTGGTGCTCGGCTCGGCTGACCCAACATTGGCTCAACCGGTTGCGATTGAAGGCCAAATGCCCCAAGCGCGGGCGGTCAGCCAATTGCGGCGCTCGGTGGTTGGCGCAATTCGTAATGCCTTGGTGCGCGTGTCGGCAATCAACGCTTATTTGCCCTTGCGCTTGAATCCGAGCAGCTTTGTTGATGGCGAGAGTTTGGTTTTTTCGCGCTTGCGCCAACAGCTTGATGACCCCAACCAATATTTTGCTTCATGGCAACGCCGTGGTAAACGTTCGCCCTTGCTCGATAGTGTGTTGGCAGTCTTTACTGACCACCAGCAATTGAGCTACGCCGAATTGTTGGAGCTTTTGCAAACCCAACATCCTGAGCTAAGCTCCGCCAAACTTGCCCAGACGATCAATCAATTGCTCGCTAGCGGCTTGCTCTTTTACAATTTGGATTTGCCCTCAGATTATCGTGACCCAGTGCTGGCATTAATTGAGCAATTGGCCGATGTTCCCTCGGCTGAGGCTGGGCAAATTCGTGAATTATTACAACTTTTGGCTGAATCGGCTCAAAACTATGCCCAGGCAACGGTTGCTCAACGTTGGCAGTTTGAACAACATATGCGCCAAATCGTCGATCAGATCTTGGCTTTTGCGCCCGAATTGAAGCAAACCAGCAGCCAACTTGGCCAGCTGATTGTTGAAGATGTAGTTTGGGATGACGTAGCGGTGCATTTGGGTCAGCCATTATTGGCAAGCTTAGCCAGCGATTTGGCTCCAGTTTTGGAGTGTGGTTTTCAGCGCGACGGGCGTGGCCCAGCCCAAAGTTGGCTGCTCGATATTTTCACCCATGCCTTTGGCGAAGGCGGCCAAACCGACACCATTCTAGGCTTTGCGCCTGAATATAATCGGCTCTCGGCCAATTCTAGCGAGCTGCCAATGCCACGGATTAACGCTATTCAGCAACGCCAACGCCGTTATGGCCAGTTTTTGCACCAAGCGCTTGATGCTGAGCGCGAAGCCCGTGAATGTGTGCTTGATCCCCAGGTATTTTGGCAGCTTGCCGCCGATTTTGGTCAACATAATCACTATGGCTCAACGAGTATTCAATTTCAGGTGGCCGCCAGTAGCCAAACAGCGCTTAAGCAAGGCGATTATTTGGTGGTGTTGAATTACACCTTGCCGGGCTTTGGGCGCTTCTTGACGCGCTATTTGAGCTTATTGCCTGAGCCAAGCTGGCAAACCTATGTGCAATCGGCATGGCAGCCATTGCATAGCGATGCTCAGGCCCAGCCAGCCGAAATCGTTTCGGTGCTCGAACATAATGCCCAAGTGCATGTGCCATTTACGGCAAATGTGATTGTGCCACCCGACGAACCAAGCTATCGTTCGCAAGCGATTCAGCATGGCGTTGGCGATTTGCGCCTTGCCCACGATCCGGTTGCTGATCAATTACGAGTTTATCGCCGCCACACTGATGGTAGCCAACAAGAGCTTTTGCCCTTGTATATGGGCTTT
The DNA window shown above is from Chloroflexota bacterium and carries:
- a CDS encoding thiocillin family RiPP; its protein translation is MTDVKNLLAAEVTADDADLFADELEEHISNAAASCLSSLGSLSTSGSICTVSCFCTAEAEIQ
- a CDS encoding YcaO-like family protein; this encodes MSKTFLSIDDILTRVAPLVNPRTGILGTATELPRTPGNPAIPVYSTNIHCAELAMTEAPAGTGVFLEREWAKAKSYCEALERYCNVKHAHQNFIVATRQELGIEAVDMELFPRCSDAEYRNPANPTTPPSNRQPMRWVEGYSLISGQPMYVPAIGVYVGMQPEYAGETFTTSISTGTALAASYEQAIVTGIGEAIERDALSIAWWQKLALPQVDLREFPDPAFQERLSRVEAAQIQSYFFDATTDLGVATIYAVQVAPHGRLRTMVMSATRTNPLALPSKVLDESAASRIGIEHSLSQPLPFDPADYRTFMRLSDGAAYYADAATAPAFDFLFEQTRWRTLDQLPRLDHPDPAVEAQRLIDIFRRAGLELIVVDLTLPALREVGLYTIKVVAPQLMPFSCNYNARFLATPRLYSVPERMGYPVLAEAELNHWPQPFA
- a CDS encoding nitroreductase family protein; its protein translation is MSEHFFGAGVSASSYIHEWTSLQRGNALPELDQLANSWWSSLFEAKAKIALPAAYPTHLNYQQLINQRQSLREYADRPVNLADLATFLEHASRPLNPVSKPLSLLASLVLKSDDLALGGYVYNPAAHQLAVLRTADPLEPLQRYCFQREFLQAPLIVLVLTSLPSAINQAGDRGYRQALLDAGAHLQRLYVAAQRVGMIGCATGSVIQGQLARWLGFDDYQTQVLIGFAAGYPHKEQTHD
- a CDS encoding thiocillin family RiPP — translated: MSDVKNLIDAEVTAAETELFADELEEHVSNAAAACVSSLGSLSTSGTICTVSTFCTAGVAEK
- a CDS encoding TOMM precursor leader peptide-binding protein, which gives rise to MDQLYSTLVATHQQWLFAQGLHENRSARLLLVTDAVMAQALLARLGQLPLAQVTVAALSSADHGPISQQIRELTSTFPIQLLARPFAAGGLGLLLSRYHAAALITQRPYPAVAEALNQASLRAATPWTALSLWGAQITLGPTILPNHTACYACYQARLRSCETRNDVWQARDGFLRRQQQALFQPSLAALNQLAASYGLAEIERLLLGQQPPLALGREVQWDTFNLGVSRNHVEPFENCSACGGQQNTTWIGHDQLAQVVSKLSLQAREVAL
- a CDS encoding lantibiotic dehydratase family protein, with the translated sequence MTDLYQSSIVIATDQTAQPTWQPASPVLVRLAGTSYNHLHNLKFERTIGLFQVILRQQRWLDNHTQAIVDVLYTLIGTTQGSLKSSLVALKRDIFNRRLPLRSDVASLRNLDHPTLRGQVLRFRRTLQQLQRAWREARLVFEQELQAKRRLLQQSYAQPAFQKAVQVASSTLASSLPRYINADPSQLRSRERKTEVGAYQYLMRMAGKTSPFSHFGPLVLGSADPTLAQPVAIEGQMPQARAVSQLRRSVVGAIRNALVRVSAINAYLPLRLNPSSFVDGESLVFSRLRQQLDDPNQYFASWQRRGKRSPLLDSVLAVFTDHQQLSYAELLELLQTQHPELSSAKLAQTINQLLASGLLFYNLDLPSDYRDPVLALIEQLADVPSAEAGQIRELLQLLAESAQNYAQATVAQRWQFEQHMRQIVDQILAFAPELKQTSSQLGQLIVEDVVWDDVAVHLGQPLLASLASDLAPVLECGFQRDGRGPAQSWLLDIFTHAFGEGGQTDTILGFAPEYNRLSANSSELPMPRINAIQQRQRRYGQFLHQALDAEREARECVLDPQVFWQLAADFGQHNHYGSTSIQFQVAASSQTALKQGDYLVVLNYTLPGFGRFLTRYLSLLPEPSWQTYVQSAWQPLHSDAQAQPAEIVSVLEHNAQVHVPFTANVIVPPDEPSYRSQAIQHGVGDLRLAHDPVADQLRVYRRHTDGSQQELLPLYMGFLHMVSLPILQRVLAQLSPSSYHMEQLRPREQTLVSRKQPTNTISHTPRLRIGRLVLQRESWNVPTTAIPSSVANDEFMSFFNWYSWAEQAGLPSEVFVRIQRPLSSKHLNMWTNHKPLALDFENYFSIQMLRHVIADDQVSLTLEEMLPSPQQQWFDLDQEPYVIEFQVEFNRGGSV
- a CDS encoding thiocillin family RiPP, yielding MADVKNLIDAEVTAAETELFADELEEHVTNAAAACVSSLGSLSTSGTICTVSTFCTAAIEAQ
- a CDS encoding nitroreductase family protein, with translation MTQAIDLHSQLQSDPQVQIPTRPRISDEIARVWHNEQLLLLLGGPQDVVLRGKAVRNLLPQLLPLLNGLNTRETIGERLAQFKPTTIDDTLQLLYVQGVLEEGPLPSNTLDPQVARAFSQQLAFYSRFVDQTRVCRNRYEVLQRLQATPLLLIGGERLVAPLLHQLAQAGLGRATWLANADPTTTYALPHLALDLQVPQADQLLAAVDHWLDEHHEGLICLLTSTAQAELTQALNQRAIQAQTRFTRLWLHPQHIELGPTTFVGEAGCYACAEQVDSHEPQLSEPTAPLSLNEQLALSQASLVVGNLISGLSPVITGGVRYLLDPTTLEFVAQSVHRLVLCPVCGQPNLDAPRDLLVGAGHFENLPLWYHANTDERSYAIFPKAHQQHYAPKNAIAIVSGAKGYTNSQRHALSELQGQWQPDSTVDLSIQLPVQTTIAPLAWLFEQAFVRKPATQAIAAGQRFVPSGGNLASQTVYLLNHKLSNLATGIYHLNQHDASLEAIRPQFSWDDVSKAFPSDPLNQQTLGLIVLTAAIGRVEGKYGAKSYRIALYDCGVAAQAIEFLAAAAGWQIEQISAFYDQELRDLLHVYSPSETPLLVLRLVAPNPEVLQ